Proteins from one Candidatus Zixiibacteriota bacterium genomic window:
- a CDS encoding 4Fe-4S binding protein — protein MQTPKDFSVFLLLTLTFFCLLAAAAFPDSLTVDAADSAATLDGHQRHLADSTEEVAAPTRDNHEEHEQAAATKRPTLMTFLTSWKYIWIYILAVVAFVLLFAKKINTTIRVGMLVVAFVLYGLDFIFPLHPSPMCATTKLFMFKFTHGAFFPQFLGLFLVMMALSLVARKIFCGWVCPLGAVQELINKIPHKWHIKNFNFTAFNTLRLALLGLFFLTFFAVSAQVAGLAEQVGGQPGVGMWAAYSAYSVYDPVNFFELLHWQVDTWFIIMSVILVLVSLVLYRPFCYAVCPVGALSWLLERITPGKIRVDHNACTLCGDCSEKSPCPTIGKLVDGKSVVPDCTSCGECIGTCPENAISFSYKSRG, from the coding sequence ATGCAGACACCAAAGGACTTCTCCGTTTTTTTGCTGCTGACCCTGACCTTTTTCTGCCTGCTGGCGGCGGCAGCCTTTCCCGATTCATTGACGGTGGATGCGGCAGATAGTGCCGCGACGCTAGACGGACATCAGCGTCATCTTGCGGATTCCACGGAAGAGGTAGCGGCGCCGACCCGGGACAATCACGAAGAGCATGAACAGGCGGCCGCCACCAAACGTCCCACCCTGATGACCTTTCTGACCAGCTGGAAGTATATCTGGATTTATATTCTCGCGGTCGTTGCGTTTGTATTGCTGTTCGCGAAGAAGATAAACACGACGATTCGGGTGGGGATGCTGGTTGTAGCGTTTGTCTTGTACGGCCTGGATTTCATTTTCCCGCTACACCCATCGCCGATGTGCGCGACCACGAAATTGTTTATGTTCAAGTTCACGCACGGGGCGTTTTTCCCGCAGTTTCTCGGGTTATTCCTCGTTATGATGGCGCTCAGCCTAGTGGCGAGGAAAATTTTCTGCGGTTGGGTATGTCCGCTGGGTGCGGTGCAGGAGCTGATTAACAAGATTCCGCACAAGTGGCATATCAAGAATTTCAATTTCACCGCCTTTAACACGCTTCGGCTGGCGCTGCTGGGTTTGTTTTTCCTGACGTTTTTCGCCGTCAGTGCGCAGGTAGCGGGGTTGGCCGAGCAAGTCGGCGGGCAGCCCGGGGTCGGCATGTGGGCGGCCTATTCGGCGTACAGCGTGTACGATCCGGTGAACTTTTTCGAATTGCTGCACTGGCAGGTCGACACATGGTTTATCATCATGTCGGTCATCCTCGTGCTCGTGTCGCTGGTGCTGTATCGCCCGTTCTGTTATGCGGTGTGCCCGGTGGGCGCGCTAAGCTGGCTTCTGGAACGAATCACCCCAGGGAAGATCCGGGTGGATCATAACGCGTGCACGCTTTGCGGTGACTGTTCCGAGAAGAGCCCGTGTCCGACAATCGGCAAGCTGGTGGACGGAAAGTCGGTGGTGCCGGATTGCACGTCGTGCGGCGAGTGTATCGGGACCTGTCCGGAGAACGCGATCTCGTTTTCGTACAAATCCAGGGGGTGA
- a CDS encoding BlaI/MecI/CopY family transcriptional regulator, protein MARHKTPTLTDAELRIMNVVWDLGRATVNSVAEAQRGSKRLAYNTILTMMRILEQKGYLRREKVGRAHVYLPVVDRSQARTRAIRHMLKSLFNNSPELLMVNLLENEALSEDDLERLRQMIDHSENTARRT, encoded by the coding sequence ATGGCTCGTCACAAAACCCCGACTCTCACCGATGCCGAGCTGCGGATTATGAATGTGGTCTGGGATCTCGGCAGGGCGACGGTCAACAGCGTGGCCGAGGCGCAGCGGGGCTCGAAGCGCCTGGCCTACAATACGATTCTGACGATGATGCGCATTCTCGAGCAGAAGGGGTATCTTCGCCGCGAGAAGGTTGGGCGCGCACATGTCTATCTTCCGGTGGTCGATCGCTCGCAGGCGCGCACCCGTGCGATTCGGCACATGCTCAAAAGCCTCTTCAACAACTCTCCGGAGCTGTTGATGGTCAACCTGCTGGAGAACGAAGCGTTGTCCGAGGACGATCTGGAGCGCCTTCGGCAGATGATCGACCACTCAGAAAACACGGCCCGGCGGACATAG